A single region of the Lepeophtheirus salmonis chromosome 12, UVic_Lsal_1.4, whole genome shotgun sequence genome encodes:
- the LOC121126878 gene encoding uncharacterized protein, translated as MEIVNNSMEEVRSILHSPRLHENKHEHLLSCPCCIKSFPNEGDLSSHIGSTHSPYQILCPFCDETNVSNLPSHLLTSHPDRLSQSKSNTNCLLSTLEDANLLLTVGSAPSSRPSSPIRTQLLADSIPVNLCLRRRKGASAPVSDDDSDNIILYPSVSNSQNATHTHSNSSRKRRKQTHVPDVNKDERYWARRLKNNEAAKRSRDMRIKREKVIFEENARLEKLAKDLKNEVDRMAMDNKELTLKMGIIMEENNRLKTLLSLFQQQQAKNHNMNNNNEHSKGITESDFDVDEYAGET; from the exons ATGGAGATTGTAAATAATTCAATGGAAGAAGTTAGGAGCATCCTGCACTCACCTCGTTTACATGAAAAT AAACATGAGCATTTACTTTCATGTCCATGTTGCATAAAATCATTTCCTAATGAAGGCGATCTTTCTTCTCACATAGGATCAACTCATTCGCCCTATCAAATACTTTGCCCATTTTGTGATGAAACAAACGTGTCAAATCTACCATCACACCTCCTAACCTCCCATCCTGATAGGCTCTCTCAGTCAAAGTCAAATACTAATTGTTTATTATCTACTCTTGAGGACGCCAATCTTTTATTAACAGTAGGCTCCGCTCCGTCCTCTCGGCCCAGTTCTCCTATTAGAACGCAGCTCTTGGCTGATTCAATTCCggtaaatttatgtttaagaaGACGTAAGGGAGCTTCAGCACCAGTGTCAGATGACGACTCTGATAACATTATACTATATCCTTCAGTATCAAATTCACAGAATGCCACTCATACACATAGTAATTCTTCACGAAAACGGCGAAAGCAAACTCATGTACCAGATGTTAACAAAGACGAACGTTATTGGGCACGACGTCTTAAGAACAATGAAGCTGCAAAGCGAAGTCGAGATATGCGAATCAAAcgtgaaaaagttattttcgaGGAAAACGCACGTTTGGAAAAGTTAGCCAAGGATTTGAAGAATGAAGTTGATCGAATGGCCATGGATAATAAggaattaactttaaaaatgggCATTATCATGGAGGAAAATAATCGACTTAAAACACTTTTAAGTCTTTTTCAGCAGCAGCAAGCTAAAAACCATAACATGAATAACAACAATGAGCATAGTAAGGGGATAACAGAATCGGACTTTGATGTTGATGAATATGCTGGAGAAACATAA